From Amycolatopsis sp. YIM 10, the proteins below share one genomic window:
- a CDS encoding TetR/AcrR family transcriptional regulator → MDDDLVSAALAAAEQHGKDVADVPLSAIAAAAGISRSTLIRRLGGSRARLDEAVRQAGIDPGGRPPVRERAIEAAATLIARDGLGAVTLEAVAAAADCSPTSLHAVFGNRDGLLATMFDRYVPVPDLEALAADPPERLEETVHAVYAALAEAIAREPRVLPAIFGDLFTRPDGTAARMLKANLPRMFASLGALLTTHIQAGRLRPLPLPLLIQLMFGPMAGHMLLRPALRDALGNTLPPVDEVARIFADAFIRATAQ, encoded by the coding sequence GTGGACGACGATCTGGTCAGTGCCGCACTGGCGGCCGCCGAGCAGCACGGCAAAGATGTGGCGGACGTGCCGCTGAGCGCGATCGCGGCCGCGGCGGGGATCTCCCGCAGCACGCTGATCAGAAGGCTCGGTGGCTCGCGGGCGCGGCTGGACGAAGCGGTCCGGCAGGCCGGGATCGATCCCGGTGGGCGCCCGCCGGTCCGGGAGCGGGCCATCGAGGCGGCGGCCACGCTGATCGCCCGCGACGGGCTGGGCGCGGTGACGCTGGAGGCCGTCGCCGCGGCCGCGGACTGCTCGCCGACCAGCCTGCACGCCGTCTTCGGCAATCGCGATGGGTTGCTCGCCACCATGTTCGACCGGTACGTCCCGGTGCCGGACCTGGAGGCGCTGGCCGCCGATCCCCCCGAACGCCTCGAGGAGACGGTCCACGCCGTCTACGCCGCGCTGGCCGAGGCGATCGCTCGTGAGCCGCGCGTGCTGCCCGCCATCTTCGGCGACCTGTTCACCCGCCCCGACGGCACCGCCGCGCGGATGCTGAAAGCCAACCTGCCCAGGATGTTCGCCAGCCTCGGTGCCCTGCTGACCACCCACATCCAAGCCGGGCGACTGCGGCCGCTGCCGTTACCGTTGCTCATCCAACTGATGTTCGGCCCGATGGCCGGGCACATGCTGCTGCGTCCCGCACTGCGGGATGCCCTGGGAAACACCCTTCCCCCGGTTGACGAAGTCGCCCGGATATTCGCCGACGCGTTCATCCGCGCCACCGCGCAGTGA
- a CDS encoding SDR family NAD(P)-dependent oxidoreductase: MTVLAEDSVRAGGTTLAGKIAVVTGASTGIGRAIAQRFVAEGAYVFITGRRQAELDAAVGEIGSNVEGIRTDSADLADLDALYRTIKQRKGRIDVLVANAGGGVAGPLAEVTEEAFDKTFGTNVKGVLFTVQKALPLLAEDASVILTGSTTSLRPGPSLGVYSATKAAVRNLARSWIIELGASGIRVNVLSPGPTKTPGLLGLAPAGQEQALLDAQAEQVPLGRVADPAEIANAAVFLASGQSSFVNGVEFFVDGGHAQI, translated from the coding sequence ATGACCGTGCTAGCGGAAGACAGCGTGCGAGCGGGCGGGACGACACTGGCGGGCAAGATCGCCGTGGTGACCGGGGCCAGCACCGGCATCGGCCGTGCCATCGCCCAGCGGTTCGTCGCCGAGGGCGCCTACGTTTTCATCACCGGACGACGGCAGGCCGAACTGGACGCGGCGGTCGGCGAGATCGGCTCGAACGTCGAGGGCATCCGGACCGATTCGGCCGATCTCGCCGACCTGGATGCGCTCTACCGGACGATAAAGCAGCGCAAGGGCCGGATCGACGTGCTGGTCGCCAACGCCGGCGGGGGAGTGGCCGGACCGCTGGCCGAAGTGACCGAGGAGGCGTTCGACAAGACCTTCGGCACCAACGTGAAGGGCGTGCTGTTCACCGTGCAGAAGGCGTTGCCGTTGCTGGCCGAGGACGCCTCGGTGATCCTGACCGGCTCGACCACCTCGCTGCGGCCGGGTCCGAGTCTCGGCGTCTACTCGGCGACCAAGGCGGCCGTCCGCAACCTGGCGCGGTCCTGGATCATCGAACTCGGTGCGAGCGGGATCCGGGTCAACGTGTTGAGCCCGGGGCCGACGAAGACGCCCGGCTTGCTCGGCCTGGCCCCCGCCGGGCAGGAGCAGGCCCTGCTCGACGCGCAGGCGGAGCAAGTGCCGCTCGGCCGGGTCGCGGATCCGGCCGAGATCGCCAATGCCGCGGTCTTCCTGGCTTCTGGCCAGTCGAGCTTCGTCAACGGCGTCGAGTTCTTCGTCGACGGCGGCCACGCGCAGATCTGA
- a CDS encoding serine/threonine-protein kinase: MSPRVGEEFGGFRIDGVIGRGGMGVVYRAWQHRMRRPVALKVLPPEYAEDPVYRERFGREAAALARLDSPHVVAIHDHGEVDGCLYLAMQLVDGPDLTRVLEGGPMDPARALAVVDQVVSALGDAHAIGVVHRDVKAGNVLLRPRAEHHDEDFAYLCDFGIARSAEVDHTAETSGVIGTVGYMAPERLHGAPATAASDVYAVGCLLWVMLTGDLPYRGSQPEVIIAHERAPIPQLVVDDQRTASVNALLRALLAKDPNDRPTVREARDRIRAIRADAPSRADAAPERPIRRRRWWPAAVAGAALVAAIGVTATILLSSGASATDRVALSTPAGLTCDAVSPSDEKVRAQVVCRTGGEVGELRIAALDDNDAVTAYLRTAAGVDPAGLIDGRCPDDLPAKQSWSRDGRGGRLVCTVLGTTTRFAWTDEKQSTVSVLDGRVGTPYPADLRAVEDFFTGLRFG, from the coding sequence ATGTCGCCGCGGGTCGGGGAAGAGTTCGGTGGGTTCCGGATCGACGGGGTGATCGGCCGCGGTGGTATGGGCGTGGTCTATCGCGCCTGGCAGCACCGCATGCGACGGCCGGTGGCGCTGAAGGTCCTGCCGCCCGAGTACGCCGAGGACCCGGTCTACCGCGAGCGCTTCGGCCGGGAGGCGGCCGCGCTGGCCAGGCTCGACTCCCCGCACGTGGTGGCCATTCACGACCACGGCGAGGTGGACGGCTGCCTGTACCTGGCGATGCAACTGGTCGACGGACCGGACCTGACCCGCGTGCTCGAAGGCGGGCCGATGGACCCGGCCCGCGCCCTGGCGGTGGTGGACCAGGTGGTCTCCGCGCTCGGCGACGCGCACGCGATCGGCGTGGTGCACCGGGATGTCAAGGCGGGCAACGTACTGCTGCGCCCCCGGGCCGAGCACCACGACGAGGACTTCGCGTACCTGTGCGACTTCGGCATCGCCCGCTCCGCCGAGGTCGACCACACCGCGGAGACCAGCGGCGTGATCGGCACCGTCGGCTACATGGCACCGGAACGCCTGCACGGCGCGCCCGCCACCGCGGCTTCGGACGTCTACGCCGTGGGCTGCCTGCTCTGGGTGATGCTGACCGGCGACCTGCCCTACCGGGGCAGCCAGCCGGAGGTGATCATCGCGCACGAGCGGGCCCCGATCCCGCAGCTGGTCGTCGACGACCAGCGCACCGCGTCGGTCAACGCCCTGCTGAGGGCGCTGCTTGCCAAGGATCCGAACGACCGCCCGACCGTGCGCGAAGCGCGTGACCGCATCCGCGCGATCCGCGCCGACGCTCCCTCGCGTGCCGACGCCGCCCCCGAGCGGCCGATCCGGCGCCGCCGCTGGTGGCCGGCGGCGGTGGCGGGTGCGGCTTTGGTGGCCGCGATCGGTGTCACCGCGACGATCCTGCTCTCGTCAGGCGCCTCGGCCACCGACCGCGTCGCGCTCAGCACCCCCGCCGGACTCACCTGCGACGCGGTGTCCCCGTCGGACGAGAAGGTGCGCGCGCAGGTCGTCTGCCGGACCGGCGGCGAGGTCGGGGAACTCCGCATCGCCGCGCTCGACGACAACGACGCGGTCACCGCCTACCTGCGCACGGCCGCGGGAGTGGACCCGGCCGGGCTGATCGACGGCCGGTGCCCGGACGACCTGCCCGCCAAGCAGTCCTGGTCACGGGACGGCCGCGGGGGCCGGCTCGTCTGCACGGTGCTCGGCACGACCACCCGCTTCGCCTGGACCGACGAGAAGCAGTCGACCGTTTCCGTGCTCGACGGCCGGGTCGGCACCCCCTACCCAGCCGATCTGCGCGCGGTGGAGGACTTCTTCACCGGGCTCCGCTTCGGCTGA
- a CDS encoding tetratricopeptide repeat protein, whose translation MTGQFSALLRQLRRRAGMTQDQLAERSGVGVRTIRRFESGERNDPRMATVRLLAEALDVRPAERDELLAAVLPTELAGAGGPVPRQLPAPPGAFVGRSRELDALSAAVDQASAAGGTVVVSAIGGGGGVGKTWLALHWAHQHLAEFPDGQLFADLRGFSPDSEPTRIGAMVRGFLDALGVESGRVPVGLPAQTALYRSLVAGKRMLIVLDNAADAEQVVPLLPGGDAGTVLITSRRTLTGLVARHNAHHLPLDMLGADEAHALLATQIGPDRVAAEPAAVAELVKLCGGLPLALGIIAGRAKIHPDGPLAEIAEELREAGLAALADEDPSASLPAALSWSYERLTADQQTAFGLLALAPGANISLPAAACLIGHPLPRARKLLQELENASLLNRYGDGRYAMHDLIRRYAADTAHQRLPAEVPERALRRVVEFCLHTAHAADRLLDPHRPPVRLDPPGPEFHPAPLPDYAAALAWFDAEHSCLLAAQHTAAARGWHQTVWQLAWTLGTYHDRRGRGDDRLAVWRAGLAAAEHLGDPAARTRAHRALGYACTEVGRHEEAVEHLHESLALAADHNDHTNQAHTHRMLARAWGQRGDNEQALGHATQALDLYRTLDNPVWEAEALNEMGWHAARLGEYDRAREYCDSALILHRRHDNPDGESYALENLGYIAHHTGRHDEAVQHYQPALALLRDLGYSYELANTLDGLGDSQVALGRHDEARAAWQEARELYRAQERHDDADRLQRQLEDL comes from the coding sequence GTGACGGGTCAGTTCAGCGCGCTGCTGCGGCAGCTGCGGCGACGGGCGGGGATGACGCAGGACCAGCTGGCGGAGCGGTCGGGGGTCGGCGTGCGCACGATCCGGAGGTTCGAGTCCGGCGAGCGCAACGATCCCCGGATGGCGACGGTGCGCCTGCTGGCCGAAGCACTCGACGTACGCCCGGCCGAGCGCGACGAGTTGCTGGCCGCGGTGCTCCCCACCGAACTGGCCGGCGCCGGTGGGCCGGTGCCCCGGCAACTGCCCGCGCCGCCGGGGGCGTTCGTCGGGCGGAGTCGTGAACTGGACGCGCTTTCGGCCGCGGTGGACCAGGCGTCGGCCGCCGGTGGCACGGTGGTGGTCTCGGCGATCGGCGGTGGCGGGGGAGTCGGCAAGACCTGGCTCGCCCTGCACTGGGCACACCAGCACCTGGCCGAGTTCCCCGATGGGCAGCTGTTCGCCGACCTGCGCGGCTTCAGCCCGGACAGCGAACCGACGCGGATCGGCGCGATGGTGCGCGGGTTCCTGGACGCCCTCGGGGTGGAATCCGGGCGCGTCCCGGTCGGCCTGCCCGCCCAGACCGCGCTGTACCGCAGCCTGGTCGCCGGGAAGCGGATGCTGATCGTGCTGGACAACGCCGCCGACGCCGAGCAGGTCGTGCCGCTGCTGCCCGGCGGGGACGCCGGCACCGTGCTGATCACCAGCCGCCGGACGCTGACCGGGCTGGTCGCCCGCCACAACGCGCACCACCTGCCACTCGACATGCTCGGCGCCGACGAGGCCCACGCCCTGCTGGCCACCCAGATCGGGCCGGACCGGGTGGCGGCCGAGCCGGCGGCGGTGGCGGAACTGGTCAAGCTGTGCGGTGGACTGCCGCTCGCGCTGGGCATCATCGCGGGCCGCGCCAAGATCCATCCCGACGGCCCGCTCGCCGAGATCGCCGAAGAACTGCGGGAAGCCGGGTTGGCGGCACTGGCGGACGAGGACCCGTCGGCGAGCCTGCCCGCGGCGTTGTCCTGGTCCTACGAGCGGCTGACCGCCGACCAGCAGACGGCGTTCGGGTTGCTGGCTCTCGCACCCGGCGCCAACATCTCCCTGCCCGCGGCCGCCTGCCTCATCGGCCATCCGCTACCGCGCGCCCGGAAACTGTTGCAGGAACTGGAAAACGCCTCGTTGCTGAACCGGTACGGGGACGGCCGGTACGCCATGCACGACCTGATCCGCCGCTACGCCGCCGACACCGCGCACCAGCGGCTGCCTGCCGAAGTGCCGGAGCGGGCGTTGCGCCGGGTGGTCGAGTTCTGCCTGCACACCGCCCACGCCGCCGACCGGCTCCTGGATCCCCACCGCCCGCCGGTCCGGCTCGATCCGCCCGGACCGGAGTTCCACCCCGCGCCGCTGCCCGACTACGCCGCGGCGCTGGCCTGGTTCGACGCCGAGCACTCCTGCCTGCTGGCGGCACAGCACACGGCCGCCGCCCGCGGCTGGCACCAGACGGTCTGGCAGCTGGCCTGGACCCTGGGCACCTACCACGACCGGCGGGGCCGGGGCGACGACCGGCTCGCCGTCTGGCGCGCCGGCCTGGCCGCCGCCGAGCACCTCGGCGACCCCGCCGCCCGCACCCGCGCCCACCGCGCCCTCGGTTACGCCTGCACCGAAGTGGGACGGCACGAGGAAGCGGTCGAGCACCTGCACGAGTCCCTGGCACTGGCGGCCGACCACAACGACCACACCAACCAGGCCCACACCCATCGGATGCTCGCGCGCGCCTGGGGGCAGCGGGGCGACAACGAGCAGGCACTGGGACACGCCACCCAGGCACTGGACCTCTACCGCACCCTGGACAACCCGGTGTGGGAAGCCGAAGCGCTGAACGAGATGGGCTGGCACGCCGCCCGGCTCGGCGAGTACGACCGAGCACGCGAGTACTGCGACTCCGCGCTCATCCTGCACCGCCGCCACGACAATCCCGACGGTGAGTCGTACGCACTGGAGAACCTGGGCTACATCGCCCACCACACCGGACGGCACGACGAAGCCGTCCAGCACTACCAGCCCGCCCTCGCGCTGCTCCGCGATCTCGGCTACAGCTACGAACTCGCCAACACGCTCGACGGCCTGGGTGACTCGCAGGTCGCCCTCGGCCGGCACGACGAGGCACGCGCGGCGTGGCAGGAGGCGCGGGAGCTGTACCGGGCACAAGAACGCCACGACGACGCCGACCGTCTCCAGCGACAACTCGAGGACTTGTGA
- a CDS encoding BTAD domain-containing putative transcriptional regulator, whose translation MIVGVVVEVRLLGPVELVVDGVPATPGGPRPRAVLAVLAASGGAPVSADRLAEAVYSDTGRPAARATVQVHVHHLRQSLGAHGTALRHGPGGYQLAGVRADVRAVEDAIGRARAADQARDLQAAAAGYRQALELWRGAFCSDLPDHVALDPARRLYAEMRWEALEARIATDLRAGGAPGLVRELEGLVAEQPLRERFWGQLMVALYQEGRQSEALDRYRQARQVLADQAGVDPGPALRELERAVLAHAGTATLLRVAAPGAEPTGRPMLTWVDGTGRARRRDLPVSGRLVIGRDEGADVALRHDGAVSRRHAEISQEAGVPMLTDLGSSNGTFHNGERVGDPVRLAAGDLVRCGDTVLAVTSGVSVSPIDGTTRS comes from the coding sequence ATGATCGTCGGCGTGGTGGTGGAGGTGCGCTTGCTCGGGCCGGTCGAGCTGGTCGTCGACGGGGTGCCCGCGACGCCGGGCGGACCGCGGCCGCGCGCGGTGCTCGCGGTGCTGGCCGCCTCCGGCGGAGCCCCGGTCAGCGCCGACCGGCTGGCCGAGGCGGTGTACTCCGACACCGGCCGCCCCGCCGCCCGCGCCACCGTCCAGGTCCACGTGCACCACCTGCGGCAGAGCCTGGGCGCGCACGGGACAGCGCTGCGGCACGGACCGGGCGGGTACCAGCTGGCCGGTGTCCGTGCCGACGTCCGTGCGGTCGAGGACGCGATCGGCCGGGCGCGGGCCGCGGACCAGGCACGAGACCTCCAGGCCGCCGCGGCCGGCTACCGGCAGGCGCTCGAACTGTGGCGCGGCGCGTTCTGCAGCGACCTGCCCGACCACGTCGCGCTCGATCCCGCGCGGCGCCTCTACGCCGAAATGCGCTGGGAGGCACTGGAAGCGCGGATCGCCACGGACCTGCGCGCGGGTGGTGCGCCGGGGCTGGTGCGGGAACTCGAAGGCCTGGTCGCCGAGCAGCCGCTGCGCGAGCGGTTCTGGGGGCAGCTGATGGTCGCGTTGTACCAGGAAGGACGCCAGTCCGAAGCGCTGGACCGGTACCGGCAGGCTCGGCAGGTGCTGGCCGATCAGGCGGGGGTCGATCCGGGGCCGGCGTTGCGCGAGCTGGAACGCGCCGTACTCGCCCACGCCGGGACCGCCACCCTGCTGCGGGTGGCCGCGCCCGGCGCGGAACCCACCGGCAGGCCCATGCTGACCTGGGTCGACGGCACCGGCCGGGCGCGCAGGCGGGATCTGCCCGTGAGCGGCCGCCTGGTCATCGGCCGGGACGAGGGCGCCGACGTCGCCTTGCGGCACGACGGCGCCGTATCCCGCCGCCACGCCGAGATCTCCCAGGAGGCGGGCGTGCCGATGCTGACGGACCTGGGTTCAAGCAACGGCACCTTCCACAACGGCGAACGAGTCGGAGACCCGGTCCGGCTGGCGGCCGGCGACCTCGTGCGCTGCGGCGACACGGTGCTCGCGGTGACGTCCGGGGTCTCGGTCAGCCCCATCGACGGAACCACCCGTTCCTGA
- a CDS encoding FAD-binding oxidoreductase, protein MTETTGGRPRTAVVVGAGIVGLSTAWFLQEHGVRVTVLDRNGVAAGASWGNAGWLSPGLAIPLNEPAVLRTGLGSLVRRDAPLHVPPTVSPGLWSFLLRFAAHCTWPAWHRVVAGNLALNNECLDGFDALIRGGVAAETVEAPITAVFESAAQTAPLLAELRRITAAGVLVDHTTLTGSEVAAHVPQLSARAGAGVQLAGQRYVDPGGFVAALADSVRERGGTIRTGFDVRSILPQRNAVTLVADNDAGASGDVAVLATGAWLSPLAKKLGVRVPVRAGRGYSFTVPTASPIRHPVYLPGIRVACTPYRDGMRVAGTMEFRGPDDPPDERRVRAIVRSAAPFFDDVDWSARTGTWVGPRPVTTDGLPLIGATTAPGVFVAGGHGMWGFTQGPVTGRLLAERIVTGKRSEALRPFDPLR, encoded by the coding sequence ATGACTGAAACCACCGGCGGAAGGCCGCGTACCGCCGTGGTGGTGGGCGCCGGGATCGTCGGCCTGTCCACGGCGTGGTTCCTGCAGGAACACGGCGTGCGGGTGACCGTGCTGGACCGGAACGGGGTAGCCGCCGGTGCCTCCTGGGGCAACGCCGGCTGGCTGTCGCCCGGTCTCGCCATCCCGCTCAACGAACCCGCGGTGCTGCGCACCGGACTCGGTTCGCTGGTCCGGCGTGACGCCCCGTTGCACGTGCCACCGACCGTCAGTCCCGGGTTGTGGTCGTTCCTGCTGCGGTTCGCGGCGCACTGCACCTGGCCCGCCTGGCATCGCGTGGTGGCGGGCAACCTGGCGCTCAACAACGAATGCCTCGACGGGTTCGACGCACTGATCCGCGGTGGCGTGGCGGCCGAGACCGTCGAAGCACCGATCACCGCGGTGTTCGAGTCCGCCGCACAGACCGCACCCCTGCTGGCCGAACTGCGCCGGATCACCGCGGCCGGGGTCCTGGTGGACCACACGACCCTGACTGGGAGCGAAGTCGCCGCCCACGTGCCGCAACTGTCCGCCCGCGCCGGGGCCGGAGTACAACTGGCCGGCCAGCGCTACGTCGATCCGGGCGGCTTCGTCGCGGCGCTGGCGGACTCGGTGCGCGAGCGCGGCGGCACGATCCGCACCGGATTCGACGTCCGCTCGATCCTCCCCCAGCGCAACGCGGTCACCCTGGTTGCCGACAACGACGCCGGCGCGTCGGGCGACGTCGCCGTCCTGGCGACCGGAGCGTGGCTGAGCCCGCTGGCCAAGAAGCTCGGCGTGCGCGTACCCGTGCGGGCCGGGCGCGGCTACTCCTTCACCGTGCCGACCGCGTCGCCGATCCGGCACCCGGTCTACCTGCCCGGCATCCGCGTCGCCTGCACGCCCTACCGCGACGGGATGCGCGTCGCGGGAACCATGGAGTTCCGCGGTCCCGACGATCCGCCGGACGAACGGCGCGTGCGGGCCATCGTGCGCTCGGCGGCCCCGTTCTTCGACGACGTGGACTGGTCCGCCCGGACCGGCACGTGGGTCGGGCCGCGACCGGTCACCACCGATGGTCTCCCGCTGATCGGCGCGACCACCGCACCGGGCGTGTTCGTCGCCGGTGGGCACGGCATGTGGGGCTTCACCCAGGGCCCGGTCACCGGCAGGCTGCTCGCCGAGCGCATCGTCACCGGCAAGCGGTCCGAGGCCCTGCGACCGTTCGACCCGCTCCGTTGA
- a CDS encoding GreA/GreB family elongation factor: MTSTKDSELAFLRAENALLRTERDILLRVAAGFAEDTNATLLRRRGPRQPDERGTAMETVWLTDEAYTRLSAELGALRAAPETGGDAEDRVLELRRRQARTRELEGLLQRAVVGQAPPDDGIAEPGMVLTVRFDGENTTETFLLGVRDGAMGDELEVYSPDSPLGRAMTGARQGESRTYTVPSGATVRATLVKAVPYGRHLE; this comes from the coding sequence TTGACCTCCACAAAGGACTCCGAGCTGGCGTTCCTCCGCGCCGAGAACGCTCTGCTGCGCACCGAACGGGACATCCTGCTACGCGTCGCGGCCGGCTTCGCCGAGGACACGAACGCGACCCTGCTCCGCCGGCGCGGACCCCGCCAACCCGACGAACGAGGAACTGCCATGGAAACCGTGTGGCTGACCGACGAGGCCTACACCCGCCTCAGCGCCGAACTCGGCGCCCTGCGCGCCGCACCCGAAACCGGCGGTGACGCCGAAGACCGAGTCCTGGAACTGCGGCGGCGGCAGGCACGCACCCGAGAACTGGAAGGCCTGCTGCAGCGCGCCGTCGTCGGGCAGGCGCCACCGGACGACGGCATCGCCGAACCCGGCATGGTGCTCACCGTGCGCTTCGACGGCGAGAACACCACCGAAACCTTCCTGCTCGGCGTCCGCGACGGCGCGATGGGCGACGAACTCGAGGTGTACTCCCCCGATTCGCCACTCGGCCGCGCCATGACCGGCGCACGCCAAGGCGAGTCGCGCACCTACACCGTGCCGAGCGGCGCCACCGTGCGCGCGACACTCGTCAAAGCGGTGCCCTACGGCAGACACCTCGAATAA
- a CDS encoding TetR/AcrR family transcriptional regulator has product MARPRSFDEAQVLHAARERFSTTGYAATSIDEVAAATGLGKGSLYGAFGDKHQLFLRVFERSCAELSAEVERALTGPDAEAFERLCAHVRAVAASTAADVERRGCLLARATSELAGQDPAVAAHALRTFEFLEDLFAACLEKAQRHGDIDPEADPRALAGMLLAAVRGIEALGKAGKSEASLRSIAETALAVLPRPAPSLSPET; this is encoded by the coding sequence ATGGCCAGGCCACGGAGTTTCGACGAAGCGCAGGTCCTGCACGCGGCGCGGGAGCGGTTCTCCACGACCGGATACGCCGCGACCAGCATCGACGAGGTCGCGGCAGCCACCGGCCTCGGCAAGGGCAGCCTCTACGGTGCCTTCGGTGACAAGCACCAGTTGTTCCTGCGGGTGTTCGAGCGCTCCTGCGCCGAACTCAGCGCGGAGGTCGAGCGGGCACTGACCGGCCCGGACGCCGAAGCGTTCGAGCGGTTGTGTGCGCACGTGCGCGCCGTGGCCGCCAGCACCGCGGCAGACGTCGAGCGTCGCGGTTGCCTGCTGGCCAGGGCTACCTCGGAACTCGCCGGGCAGGACCCGGCCGTGGCCGCCCACGCCCTGCGCACCTTCGAATTCCTCGAAGACCTTTTCGCGGCCTGTCTGGAAAAAGCGCAGCGGCACGGCGACATCGACCCGGAGGCCGACCCGCGCGCGTTGGCCGGAATGCTGCTGGCGGCCGTGCGCGGGATCGAGGCGCTGGGCAAGGCCGGAAAGAGTGAGGCCTCGTTGCGCAGCATCGCCGAAACCGCGCTGGCCGTTCTTCCGCGCCCGGCGCCCAGCCTCTCCCCCGAAACCTAA
- a CDS encoding aconitate hydratase, which translates to MGRNLARKLIESHLVGGEMTPGSAIEIQVDQTLTQDATGTLVMQELEALGLGRARTEVSVQYVDHNLLQSDEKNAEDHLYLQSACRRFGLWFSKAGNGVSHPTHMQRFGVPGRTMAGSDSHTCAAGSLGMLAIGVGGLEVATAIAGRPLRLRMPEIWGVELTGQLPPWSSAKDVILEMLRRHGVRGGLNRIIEYHGPGVATLSAMDRHVIANMGAELGATTTVFPADDAVRAFLLAEERASDFRELSADPDAGYDLTDHIELSSVEPLLARPSSPGDVVPVREAAGTAINQVVIGSSANPGLRDFAIAAAILKGQQADHAVSLDINPSSRQIFADLTKMGATTDLISAGARIHQAGCMGCIGMGQAPAAGSNSLRTFPRNFPGRSGTPEDSVWLCSPETAAASALTGVITDPRDLGIEYPRLELPTTATVNTAMLVPPLPPDQAAGEDLVRGPNISTLPDFPPLPERIEAPVLLKLGDDVSTDEISPAGARALPYRSNVPKLADFTFTRLDENYPARAREVADATGHIVVGGQNYGQGSSREHAAITPRYLGLHAVIAQSFARIHWQNLANFGVLALEFTDPGDYDRIEQGDVLVLDHLPAALRADEPELTVRNTSKDETCRLRHRLSPAQIEAVLAGGLIPQLARG; encoded by the coding sequence ATGGGACGCAACCTGGCCCGGAAGCTGATCGAGTCGCACCTGGTCGGCGGTGAGATGACGCCCGGCTCGGCCATCGAAATCCAGGTCGACCAGACGCTGACGCAGGACGCCACCGGCACGCTGGTGATGCAGGAACTCGAGGCGCTGGGCCTGGGCCGCGCCCGCACCGAGGTCAGCGTGCAGTACGTGGACCACAACCTGCTCCAATCGGACGAGAAGAACGCCGAGGACCACCTGTACCTGCAGTCGGCGTGCCGCCGGTTCGGGTTGTGGTTCTCCAAGGCGGGCAACGGCGTCTCCCACCCGACGCACATGCAGCGCTTCGGTGTCCCCGGCAGGACGATGGCGGGATCGGACTCGCACACCTGCGCCGCGGGATCACTGGGCATGCTCGCGATCGGCGTCGGCGGCCTGGAAGTGGCCACGGCCATCGCCGGGCGCCCGCTGCGCCTGCGCATGCCCGAGATCTGGGGCGTCGAGCTGACCGGGCAGCTGCCGCCGTGGTCCTCGGCCAAGGACGTGATCCTGGAAATGCTGCGGCGGCACGGTGTCCGCGGCGGGCTGAACCGGATCATCGAATACCACGGCCCCGGGGTGGCGACGCTGTCCGCGATGGACCGGCACGTCATCGCGAACATGGGCGCCGAACTCGGCGCCACCACCACCGTCTTTCCCGCCGACGACGCCGTGCGCGCGTTCCTCCTGGCCGAGGAACGCGCGTCGGACTTCCGCGAACTGTCCGCCGATCCGGACGCCGGCTACGACCTCACCGACCACATCGAACTGTCCTCTGTGGAGCCTTTGCTCGCCAGGCCGTCGTCACCCGGCGACGTGGTCCCCGTTCGCGAGGCCGCGGGGACGGCGATCAACCAGGTCGTGATCGGCTCGTCGGCCAACCCGGGGCTTCGCGACTTCGCCATCGCCGCGGCGATCCTCAAAGGACAGCAGGCCGACCACGCCGTCAGCCTGGACATCAATCCCTCGTCCCGGCAGATCTTCGCCGACCTGACCAAAATGGGTGCCACCACCGACCTGATCAGCGCGGGCGCGCGGATCCACCAGGCCGGGTGCATGGGCTGCATCGGCATGGGCCAGGCCCCGGCCGCGGGCAGCAACTCCCTGCGGACCTTTCCCCGCAACTTCCCCGGCCGCTCCGGCACCCCGGAGGATTCGGTGTGGTTGTGCTCCCCGGAAACCGCGGCGGCGTCCGCGCTCACCGGCGTCATCACCGACCCCCGTGACCTCGGCATCGAGTACCCCCGGCTGGAACTGCCCACCACAGCGACGGTGAACACCGCCATGCTCGTGCCGCCGCTGCCACCCGACCAGGCAGCGGGCGAAGACCTCGTGCGCGGGCCGAACATCTCCACCCTGCCGGACTTCCCGCCCCTGCCGGAACGGATCGAAGCGCCGGTTCTGCTCAAACTCGGCGATGACGTGTCCACCGACGAAATCTCCCCCGCCGGGGCCCGCGCGCTGCCCTATCGATCGAACGTGCCGAAGCTCGCCGACTTCACCTTCACCCGGCTCGACGAGAACTACCCGGCACGCGCCCGCGAGGTAGCTGACGCCACCGGACACATCGTCGTGGGCGGGCAGAACTACGGACAGGGCTCATCCCGCGAGCACGCCGCGATCACCCCGCGCTATCTCGGTCTCCACGCGGTGATCGCCCAGTCGTTCGCGCGGATCCACTGGCAGAACCTCGCCAACTTCGGCGTGCTCGCCCTCGAGTTCACCGATCCCGGCGACTACGACCGCATCGAACAGGGCGACGTGCTCGTACTCGACCACCTGCCGGCCGCGCTGCGGGCCGACGAGCCGGAACTGACCGTGCGGAACACCAGTAAGGACGAGACCTGCCGCCTGCGGCACCGGCTCTCACCCGCACAGATCGAGGCTGTGCTCGCAGGCGGCCTGATCCCGCAACTGGCCCGCGGCTG